The Anopheles maculipalpis chromosome 3RL, idAnoMacuDA_375_x, whole genome shotgun sequence genomic sequence GGAGGTATAAAAGCCACCGGTCCCAGCCTTCCAAAGTCAGTTCTTTCTCTGGTCTCGCTATCTCTGGTACTAGTGTAGGTGCGAAGAAAAGTGTACGCAAAATCAGCGCGATTGGTCAATCGACAGTGCACAATGCGTATGGTACGTTCCAAGTTCCCGATCCCCAAAATTGTACCAGGACTGACTCCAGTGCTTCTTCTGgcgtgctttgttttgtttggtttttattgcGTGAAAGTTGTAAAGCTGTGATCCGGCAGAGTAAACGGTGAACTATTCTTTCGGGCTTTGGGCAGTACCATTGGCACTCTGCCCAGCATGCTTCTGGGCATCTGATAAGATAATTGAAGAACCAGTGAAAACCTAACGGGACCCAACGGGTGTTtgatcatattcactttctgCTGCTTCCATCCATTCGATCGATACGGTGATCTTGCGAGTCGGGAACGAGTGAAATGATTGGGGCCAAATCGATAAAGGCAAAAGTGAAACGAACGCAGCAAAAACTGAACCGTGATCAACAtctcccacaaaaaaaaaaccgtatcCAAAGACTTCGTTTCGCCTCTGGTTCAATCGTCCAAGCTGAACTCTCGTTCCGCCAACATCACTTTCATAACCGTGTAATTCTCCAAATGAACCCATTGATCAGTGCATCACCGACCGATCGAATCACTCTCGCTCCATCGAATCGTTTGCCTGATTGAGGCCCggagaatggaaaaaagaggCATCAAACTCCCTCCAAcctttgtatgtttgtttggggAACCATTTTCGATACGTCAGAAAATTTGATGGAAAGTGCCCCACTTTAGTTTGGCTAAgtggaaacaatttaaatcgCGCATACGCATCCTAAACAAATGGCGAAGAGCAAATGTTTGTTACGTTTGATGTTCATATGCATACGGTGGCGGGTTGCGACTGGTTGTGAACATCTGTTTCCGGTTGTGCATCAATCCACATTGCAATTATGcattatgaaattttgtgCATTCCTATGCGTAATTGATGGTTGGGAGTGTGTTTTCGATCCACACCATTTATTATTTCGTTGCAAAATTCGTTTTCGATGCGATTATAAACTCTTCCGAATGGTTATGACATCGGGGTTTTATTGGTTCGGTTTTTTTATTGGTGGGAAGTttggttgttgaaaattcggCTCACGACAATCATGTTACGTCTAGTTTGCCAATAATTATCGCAAtttaatggaagaaaaaaaagcgcttCATTCCACTTGGCTTGCATAAGACCACTTCAAAAACCGGACATTATTCATGCAATcattttgctctctttttgcttcttcagtTTATTATCCCTTGCTGCCTGGCCCTGCTGGTGGCACTGGCCACTGCTGAGGGAAATGCTGCATCGGAGCAGCAGGCGGCCGCCGAAAAGAGAAGCGTAGAAGCTGAGCCAAAGGATTCTCAACGTCTTGAGAAACGAGGAGCATCGCTGGACGAATGGAGCCAACTTTCCCACGGTTACGCTGACCAGCACAGCTACCAGCAGTATCAGCCACAGCTGcagtaccaccaccagcagcagcatcaccagcACGTGAAGTACGAGGAACCGATCAAGACGATCACCATCGAGAAGAAGATCCCGGTCCCGTACACGGTGCACAAGCACTTCCCCTACACGGTGGAGAAGAAGGTCCCGTACGAGGTGAAGGTACCGATCCCGAAGCCTTACCTCGTTGAGAAGAAGGTGCCAGTGCACATCAAGGAGTACGTCAAGTATGCTGTCCACGTACCGGAACCCTACACCGTCTACAAGAAGATCCCGTATGAGGTGAAGGTCCCAGTAGACAAGCCGTACGAGGTGAAGGTACATGTCCCGAAGCCGTACATTGTCGAGAAGAAGGTCCCGTACGAGGTGAAGGTCCCAGTGCCGGTTCCGGTCACCGTCGAGAAGAAGGTGCCGTATGAAGTGAAGTACGAGGTTGCCGTCCCGAAACCATACACCGTCTACAAGAAGGTCCCGTATGAAGTGAAGGTGCCAGTCGACAAGCCCTACAAAGTCGATGTGCTGAAGCCGGTTAAGGTGGAGGTCCTGAAGCCGTACCCGGTGGTCGTCGAGAAGAAGGTCCCGTACGAGGTGAAGGTCCCAGTTGACAAGCCGTACGAGGTGGAAGTGCCACGCCCGGTAAAGGTTGCCGTCAAGGTGCCAGTTCCGGTGCCGTACACGGTCGAGAAGAAGTTCCCCTACACGGTGGAGAAACCGGTGCCATACGAGGTGAAAGTGCACATTGATCGCCCTGTGCCCGTCTACAAGGAGGTGAAGTTTGCCGTCCAGAAGGAAGTTCCGGTGCCAGTGAAGGAGAAAGTTATTGTGCCAGTGCCAGTAAGCGAGAAGAAGCCGGAAACTGAGTACCACCAGGAGCAGCACCAGGAGCATCAGCATGAACAGCAGCTACACGTCGCTCAGtacgagcagcagcaccagcaagagCATTTCTACCACGAACAGCCTCAGGCGCTGGCTTACCACCAGGAACCGCAGTCCTACCATGAAGAAGCTGCTCATGCTGCCTACCAGCAGGAGGTgcagcaacaccaccaccaacagcaacagcagcagctgcaccagcaacatcagcagcagctgcagcaacagcatcaccaccagcagcagcaacagcagcagcagcagttccaTCACCAGCAGGAACAACAGTATCACCagtaccagcagcaccagcagcaga encodes the following:
- the LOC126560405 gene encoding uncharacterized protein LOC126560405, whose product is MRMKKKRFIPLGLHKTTSKTGHYSCNHFALFLLLQFIIPCCLALLVALATAEGNAASEQQAAAEKRSVEAEPKDSQRLEKRGASLDEWSQLSHGYADQHSYQQYQPQLQYHHQQQHHQHVKYEEPIKTITIEKKIPVPYTVHKHFPYTVEKKVPYEVKVPIPKPYLVEKKVPVHIKEYVKYAVHVPEPYTVYKKIPYEVKVPVDKPYEVKVHVPKPYIVEKKVPYEVKVPVPVPVTVEKKVPYEVKYEVAVPKPYTVYKKVPYEVKVPVDKPYKVDVLKPVKVEVLKPYPVVVEKKVPYEVKVPVDKPYEVEVPRPVKVAVKVPVPVPYTVEKKFPYTVEKPVPYEVKVHIDRPVPVYKEVKFAVQKEVPVPVKEKVIVPVPVSEKKPETEYHQEQHQEHQHEQQLHVAQYEQQHQQEHFYHEQPQALAYHQEPQSYHEEAAHAAYQQEVQQHHHQQQQQQLHQQHQQQLQQQHHHQQQQQQQQQFHHQQEQQYHQYQQHQQQIYNAHQQQQYQQQEQNHHQQHYESH